The Anopheles merus strain MAF chromosome 2L, AmerM5.1, whole genome shotgun sequence genome has a segment encoding these proteins:
- the LOC121594700 gene encoding alpha-tocopherol transfer protein-like codes for MTPNPLPIPCLEKVPEVYDDDHEQPEGPATIGKTLETLREDGSTVRQNLALLRDWIAKHPHIRRCRTDARFLLRFLRAKKHSFLAASQTLERYLAARTLHPSWFQRLDIRDPELADLADVGFLYALKERDADGCLMALCDWGLLDPKRYTVDHSNRMHALWLEAYGEDVLAQCAGAVVIFDMRHVQLAHHSVVSLSVLRQVAHYVNNAVPIRCKALHAVNVPAGALWIVNGMLGFLNEKIRNRCSLSRDYDELAEKIDRSLLPKEHGGKEPKTEHMRAFRERCERYRDRMLALDEMEIDLDHNEPYSRHAMLDDIEGGAVGSFRKLELD; via the exons ATGACGCCCAATCCGCTGCCGATACCGTGTCTGGAGAAGGTGCCCGAAGTgtacgacgacgaccacgagcAACCGGAAGGTCCGGCCACCATCGGCAAAACGCTCGAGACGCTGCGCGAGGATGGCTCGACGGTGAGGCAAAACTTGGCCCTGCTGCGCGACTGGATCGCCAAGCATCCGCACATCCGGCGGTGCCGCACGGACGCACGCTTTCTGTTGCGGTTTCTGCGCGCCAAGAAACACTCCTTCCTGGCGGCGTCCCAAACGCTCGAGCGATATCTGGCCGCCCGTACGCTGCATCCCAGCTGGTTCCAGCGGCTGGACATCCGCGACCCGGAGCTGGCCGACCTGGCCGACGTCGGGTTCCTGTACGCGCTGAAGGAGCGCGACGCGGACGGATGCCTGATGGCGCTGTGCGACTGGGGCCTGCTGGACCCGAAGCGGTACACGGTGGACCACAGCAACCGCATGCACGCACTGTGGCTCGAGGCGTACGGGGAGGATGTGCTGGCACAGTGTGCCGGCGCGGTGGTCATCTTTGACATGCGGCACGTGCAGCTGGCCCACCATAGCGTGGTGTCGCTGAGCGTGTTGCGGCAGGTGGCCCATTACGTCAACAATGCGGTACCGATCCGGTGCAAGGCACTGCACGCCGTCAACGTACCGGCCGGCGCGCTGTGGATTGTGAACGGAATGCTGGGATTTCTGAATGAAAAGATTCGCAACCGTTGCAGT TTGTCTCGCGATTACGATGAACTGGCAGAAAAGATCGATCGGAGCTTGCTGCCGAAGGAGCACGGAGGCAAAGAACCAAAGACGGAGCACATGCGTGCGTTCCGCGAGCGGTGTGAGCGCTACCGCGATCGGATGCTTGCGCTGGACGAGATGGAGATCGACCTTGACCATAATGAACCATACTCACGGCACGCCATGCTGGACGACATTGAAGGTGGAGCGGTCGGTAGCTTCCGCAAGCTGGAGCTCGACTGA